In Streptomyces sp. RFCAC02, the following proteins share a genomic window:
- a CDS encoding choice-of-anchor M domain-containing protein, producing MPIRTARPRARHPRGRRTAPAAGSLRRALPAAVLLALAPGTALAATEDPTAPAAPDDSLEQTLSPEEESVGGQAVLSTGHVDIGPRFTDGTWRIEAHDDSRTPPVWRPVADTVTQVADAAVQQAPDDPAFGFLDAEPGSDVYVIPQTQDPDVVWLGWNTQDPEVMERVDRGVTLTMHGAEGPGHVSVFLQNGDLGAPDVLWDGDEDGAQDLWVDVNTHTHANWVFTEPGVYTIDFEMSADLVGGEHVSDRTLMRFAVGDGTAVEDAFAAGTEPDTTTDEESPAAGPAGDRDATTAQDDGPSMRTTLLLVGAAMVMLLLLVLLAVLRSRRARRLAERETAPDAERAP from the coding sequence ATGCCCATACGCACCGCGCGACCACGGGCGCGTCACCCGCGGGGGCGACGCACGGCACCGGCCGCCGGGTCCCTCCGCCGCGCCCTGCCGGCCGCCGTGCTCCTCGCGCTCGCGCCCGGAACCGCGCTGGCCGCCACGGAGGACCCGACCGCACCGGCCGCTCCGGACGACAGCCTGGAGCAGACCCTCTCGCCGGAGGAGGAGAGCGTCGGCGGACAAGCGGTCCTGAGCACCGGACACGTCGACATCGGACCCCGCTTCACCGACGGCACTTGGCGCATCGAGGCCCACGACGACTCGCGCACACCGCCCGTGTGGCGGCCCGTCGCGGACACCGTCACCCAGGTCGCCGACGCGGCGGTGCAGCAGGCCCCGGACGACCCGGCGTTCGGCTTCCTCGACGCCGAGCCCGGCAGCGACGTGTACGTCATCCCGCAGACGCAGGACCCGGACGTCGTCTGGCTCGGCTGGAACACCCAGGACCCGGAGGTCATGGAACGCGTCGACCGCGGAGTGACGCTGACGATGCACGGCGCCGAAGGGCCGGGCCACGTCTCCGTCTTCCTCCAGAACGGCGACCTCGGCGCGCCCGACGTGCTGTGGGACGGCGACGAGGACGGCGCGCAGGACCTGTGGGTCGACGTCAACACCCACACCCACGCCAACTGGGTCTTCACCGAACCGGGCGTGTACACGATCGACTTCGAGATGTCCGCCGACCTGGTCGGCGGCGAGCACGTGTCCGACCGTACGCTCATGCGGTTCGCGGTGGGCGACGGCACCGCCGTCGAGGACGCCTTCGCCGCCGGCACCGAGCCCGACACCACCACCGACGAGGAGTCACCCGCCGCCGGACCGGCCGGTGACCGGGACGCCACCACGGCCCAGGACGACGGCCCGTCGATGCGCACCACGCTGCTGCTGGTCGGCGCCGCCATGGTCATGCTGCTCCTTCTGGTCCTGCTCGCCGTCCTGCGGAGCCGGCGCGCCCGACGGCTCGCCGAGCGCGAGACCGCCCCGGACGCGGAGCGGGCACCGTGA
- a CDS encoding anchored repeat ABC transporter, substrate-binding protein, with product MRHAHRRATTALALAGTTALLASGCGAVTATEDDGRLDVVTTTGILADLARNVGGDLVDVRSLVPEGGDPHAYEPSLRDVRDIVYADAAFSNYLLLEEQNLIRAVDANLPDGVPNVSLAERAGQYAAEIIPLVENPNLDTIWLGLRVRGTGETLGADRSSEVRLKATGLSGPGDVVGYVTETFGEPNVFFDSSDGFDEGDGYQDDSALLPPDAHTHMSWAFTEPGTYRLSVAAELVTGPGERPVALGSTTITFAVGVDPHALPGMADATVLGSGHADVTVDLDPDDPDLPLYLYADPAGGGDLRQETYAADSTVIEVPGKALTEVPGDPAFRMLGRPGDDIHQLPQAVLGSHVHGEIDPHLWQNVRNAMAYVKVIRDTLIEIDPDNAVAYRANADTYLDELTGLDAYVARTIGEIPPSQRYLVTTHDAFGYLGDAYGVTIAGFVTPNPATEPSLAERRRLSETIANLRVRAVFLEPNLASRSSTLTQVADEQGVQVCTIYGDSFDEDVGSYVEMMRANADSLRACLA from the coding sequence GTGCGGCACGCACACCGGCGCGCGACGACCGCGCTCGCTCTCGCCGGGACGACGGCACTCCTGGCGAGCGGCTGCGGCGCGGTGACCGCGACCGAGGACGACGGCCGTCTCGACGTGGTCACGACCACCGGCATCCTGGCCGACCTCGCCCGCAACGTCGGTGGCGACCTCGTGGACGTGCGCTCACTCGTCCCGGAAGGAGGAGACCCGCACGCGTACGAACCCTCGCTGCGCGACGTGCGGGACATCGTCTACGCCGACGCCGCCTTCAGCAACTACCTGCTGCTGGAGGAGCAAAACCTGATCCGCGCCGTCGACGCCAACCTGCCCGACGGCGTGCCGAACGTCTCCCTGGCGGAACGGGCGGGACAGTACGCGGCGGAGATCATCCCCCTCGTCGAGAACCCGAACCTGGACACCATCTGGCTCGGCCTCCGCGTGCGCGGCACGGGCGAGACGCTCGGCGCCGACCGCTCGTCGGAAGTACGCCTCAAGGCGACCGGCCTGTCGGGCCCCGGCGACGTGGTCGGCTATGTGACGGAGACCTTCGGCGAGCCGAACGTCTTCTTCGACTCCTCCGACGGCTTCGACGAGGGGGACGGCTACCAGGACGACTCAGCGCTGCTCCCGCCGGACGCCCACACGCACATGAGCTGGGCGTTCACGGAACCGGGCACCTACCGCCTGTCCGTCGCGGCCGAGCTGGTCACCGGCCCGGGGGAACGCCCCGTCGCTCTGGGGAGCACCACGATCACCTTCGCCGTGGGCGTCGACCCGCACGCCCTGCCCGGCATGGCGGACGCGACCGTCCTCGGCAGCGGGCACGCGGACGTGACCGTCGACCTCGACCCCGACGACCCCGACCTGCCCCTCTACCTGTACGCCGACCCCGCCGGCGGCGGCGACCTGCGCCAGGAGACGTACGCGGCCGACAGCACGGTCATCGAGGTGCCGGGCAAGGCCCTCACCGAGGTGCCGGGCGACCCCGCGTTCCGCATGCTCGGCCGCCCCGGCGACGACATCCACCAGCTCCCGCAGGCCGTCCTCGGCAGCCACGTCCACGGCGAGATCGACCCGCACCTGTGGCAGAACGTCCGCAACGCCATGGCCTACGTGAAGGTCATCCGCGACACGCTCATCGAGATCGACCCGGACAACGCGGTGGCCTACCGCGCCAACGCGGACACCTACCTCGACGAGCTGACCGGACTCGACGCCTACGTGGCGCGGACGATCGGCGAGATCCCGCCGTCCCAGCGCTACCTGGTCACCACCCACGACGCGTTCGGCTACCTCGGCGACGCGTACGGCGTGACCATCGCGGGCTTCGTCACGCCGAACCCGGCCACCGAACCGAGCCTCGCGGAACGCCGCCGGCTGAGCGAGACGATCGCCAACCTGCGGGTGCGCGCCGTGTTCCTCGAACCCAACCTGGCGTCGCGGTCCAGCACGCTCACCCAGGTCGCCGACGAACAGGGCGTCCAGGTCTGCACGATCTACGGCGACTCCTTCGACGAGGACGTCGGCAGCTACGTCGAGATGATGCGCGCCAACGCCGACTCGCTGCGCGCGTGCCTCGCCTGA
- a CDS encoding anchored repeat-type ABC transporter permease subunit yields MLSLPQFFADLFNPALSFLPKALFVALMSSAVCGVIGCYVVLRGMAFIGDAVSHAVFPGLAAAFVLQGNLVLGGSVAGVLTAVAVAVFAQNRRLREDSVIGVFFVAAFALGIVIISRSPGYAGSLEQFLFGSITGIPDEDIYVVAVSSVVLLSITFLLHKEFVAVTLDRESARALGLPVFVLDLVLYVMVSMAVVVSVGMIGNILVLALLVTPAATARLLTDRIGVMMCLAPLIGGFSAFTGLYLSWSVDLPTGGTIVLVATCVFLLAWLLAPGTASAPACSCGCVLRAPPATRCRRRPAAERAARRSEGVPACGRGPPLPSAGPGGAPWAQSGPPARRHRPRAARAAAPASVSRAAAPAGTSRPEPVLASDPPPAGSPPVPPLSPPEAVCPADVPPAGDGDAVSSGAPGSDGSVGPPASPGVPESAGSSGAPGVSGPPGSPDPAASAQVSVSVVASCSNIAPDERKNGYASSLLTAESAGSSGPSTTSVRRWSSETSVPSGRTALHRMATQYLPGAVAAHSWVVVSAPGIREWLPIPSAVSNTTPCR; encoded by the coding sequence ATGCTCTCCCTGCCCCAGTTCTTCGCCGACCTGTTCAACCCGGCCCTCTCGTTCCTCCCCAAGGCGCTGTTCGTCGCCCTGATGTCCTCGGCGGTCTGCGGCGTCATCGGCTGCTACGTCGTGCTGCGCGGCATGGCGTTCATCGGCGACGCCGTCTCGCACGCCGTCTTCCCCGGGCTCGCCGCCGCCTTCGTGCTCCAGGGCAACCTGGTGCTCGGCGGCTCGGTCGCCGGCGTGCTGACGGCCGTCGCGGTGGCCGTCTTCGCGCAGAACCGGCGGCTGCGGGAGGACAGCGTCATCGGCGTGTTCTTCGTGGCGGCGTTCGCCCTCGGCATCGTCATCATCAGCCGCTCCCCGGGCTACGCCGGCTCCCTGGAACAGTTCCTCTTCGGCTCCATCACCGGCATCCCCGACGAGGACATCTACGTCGTCGCCGTCTCCTCCGTGGTGCTCCTGTCGATCACCTTCCTGTTGCACAAGGAGTTCGTCGCCGTCACGCTGGACCGCGAGTCGGCCCGGGCGCTCGGCCTCCCCGTCTTCGTCCTCGACCTCGTGCTCTACGTGATGGTGTCGATGGCGGTCGTGGTCTCGGTGGGGATGATCGGCAACATCCTCGTGCTGGCGCTGCTGGTGACCCCCGCGGCTACGGCGCGCCTGCTCACCGACCGGATCGGCGTGATGATGTGTCTGGCCCCGCTGATCGGCGGGTTCTCGGCCTTCACCGGCCTCTACCTCTCCTGGAGCGTCGACCTGCCCACCGGCGGCACGATCGTGCTCGTCGCCACCTGCGTCTTCCTCCTGGCCTGGCTGCTGGCCCCCGGCACGGCCTCTGCGCCCGCCTGCTCGTGCGGCTGCGTCCTCCGCGCGCCACCGGCGACGAGGTGCCGGCGACGGCCGGCGGCTGAGCGCGCGGCACGCCGAAGCGAGGGGGTCCCCGCCTGCGGGCGGGGACCCCCTCTTCCTTCAGCCGGACCCGGCGGAGCGCCGTGGGCTCAGTCCGGTCCGCCGGCGCGGCGCCACCGCCCGCGCGCGGCGAGGGCCGCCGCCCCCGCCAGCGTGAGCAGGGCCGCCGCACCGGCCGGAACCAGCAGGCCGGAGCCCGTGCTCGCGAGTGATCCGCCACCCGCCGGGTCACCACCGGTTCCCCCGCTGTCCCCGCCCGAGGCCGTCTGCCCGGCGGACGTGCCGCCGGCCGGGGACGGGGACGCCGTGTCGTCCGGCGCACCCGGCTCCGACGGGTCCGTCGGCCCCCCGGCGTCCCCGGGCGTTCCGGAATCCGCCGGGTCGTCCGGGGCGCCGGGGGTGTCCGGCCCGCCCGGCTCACCGGACCCCGCCGCGTCGGCGCAGGTCTCGGTCAGCGTCGTGGCGTCGTGCTCGAACATCGCGCCGGACGAGCGGAAGAACGGGTACGCGTCATCGCTCCTGACGGCGGAGTCGGCGGGGTCGAGCGGTCCGTCGACGACCAGCGTCAGGAGATGGTCGTCGGAGACCTCCGTGCCGTCCGGGAGGACGGCGCTCCACCGCATGGCGACGCAGTACCTGCCCGGGGCGGTCGCCGCCCACTCGTGGGTCGTGGTCTCCGCGCCGGGGATCAGGGAGTGGCTCCCGATCCCCTCGGCGGTGTCGAACACGACCCCCTGCCGGTAG
- a CDS encoding anchored repeat-type ABC transporter ATP-binding subunit, which produces MTAALSVRGLGVALGGRPVLHDVTLDVRPGEFVGLVGPNGAGKTTLLRSVLGLVGRTGGTVEVEGGPVARTRHRVGYVPQRHEFAWDFPLSVEEAVVAGRVRRIGWLRRPGVADYRAARQALERVGMTALRRRPVGQLSGGQRQRVLVARALAVDPGVLLLDEPFTGLDIPTQELLTDLFADLGREGRALLMTTHDLVGAMHTCDRLILVNRTVVAAGRPDELRDADLWRAAFGIRPGSPLLAALGVA; this is translated from the coding sequence GTGACGGCCGCCCTGTCCGTACGCGGCCTCGGCGTCGCCCTGGGCGGGCGGCCGGTGCTGCACGACGTCACCCTCGACGTCCGGCCGGGCGAGTTCGTGGGCCTCGTCGGCCCGAACGGCGCCGGCAAGACGACCCTGCTGCGCTCGGTCCTCGGCCTGGTCGGCCGCACCGGCGGGACCGTCGAGGTCGAGGGCGGCCCCGTCGCGCGCACGCGCCACCGGGTGGGCTACGTGCCGCAGCGCCACGAGTTCGCGTGGGACTTCCCCCTCAGCGTCGAGGAGGCGGTCGTGGCCGGCCGCGTCCGGCGCATCGGCTGGCTGCGCAGGCCGGGCGTCGCCGACTACCGCGCCGCCAGGCAGGCCCTGGAGCGGGTGGGCATGACCGCACTGCGCCGGCGCCCGGTCGGCCAGCTCTCCGGCGGACAGCGCCAACGGGTCCTCGTCGCCCGCGCGCTCGCCGTCGATCCGGGCGTCCTGCTCCTCGACGAGCCGTTCACCGGCCTCGACATCCCCACGCAGGAACTGCTGACCGACCTGTTCGCCGACCTCGGCCGGGAGGGCAGGGCACTGCTGATGACGACGCACGACCTCGTCGGCGCCATGCACACCTGCGACCGGCTGATCCTCGTCAACCGCACGGTCGTCGCCGCCGGCCGGCCGGACGAGCTGCGGGACGCCGACCTGTGGCGCGCCGCCTTCGGCATCAGGCCGGGCAGCCCCCTGCTCGCCGCGCTGGGGGTGGCGTGA
- a CDS encoding choice-of-anchor M domain-containing protein — protein sequence MHHSVRRRRIGRTTLAAGLIGALAAITPTTQAAAHDPAEGRELLGAGVHVDAVYPEIEDGRLDVRTLTPDGVVDPDDVALHIPDTETSHVTLPEGYDFLGPEGTEAWTSTEVQDPSVVWPGWSFEGIGQGVLQGTVKVSYAGFSYAGEADEPRFAVTQPGGFDGSKVSRLFVPGSTFTSVTGEAGSHTHATWTFTEQGTYDIDFTVDVTLADGTPLSDDTTVRFIVGEPAETATAPVRQTDPEPADTVEGLTLVPDKVDAEYFVGQTVNLTALSPDAAETDTYRWYTVDPETGEASPDDSQDAPVFTTKPVRDLDGTAVYAERIAADGTVAETSDPVTLRVRALPPTTALTVTPDRDTYEAGDTAHFTSAQNPPTDDEHYHWYLRPAGEESYEWIPESRLADQDLEITPELDGAMITARLFDAGHAVLAESPPIRISVPGGDAAPAATVEVRAERDDYAVGDTASFTAETSEPGAEIEWSVRKSGENGFTVLDGADGTTLDQVVDAGWNGAEVRAVVRGDGGEAIAESSAAALAVSEETGTADAETDGDAADDASGGTRMALITVGLLVIFAVIAVFVLRSRRNRSAD from the coding sequence ATGCATCACTCCGTGAGACGACGGCGCATCGGTCGCACGACCCTCGCCGCCGGGCTGATCGGCGCGCTCGCGGCCATCACGCCCACGACACAGGCCGCCGCCCACGACCCCGCCGAGGGACGGGAGCTGCTCGGCGCCGGAGTCCATGTCGACGCGGTCTACCCCGAGATCGAGGACGGCCGGCTCGACGTGCGGACGCTCACGCCCGACGGTGTGGTGGACCCGGACGACGTCGCGCTCCACATACCGGACACCGAGACCTCGCACGTGACCCTCCCCGAGGGCTACGACTTCCTCGGCCCCGAGGGAACGGAGGCGTGGACCTCGACCGAGGTGCAGGACCCGTCGGTCGTCTGGCCCGGCTGGTCGTTCGAGGGCATCGGGCAGGGAGTGCTGCAGGGCACCGTCAAGGTCAGCTACGCGGGTTTCAGCTACGCCGGTGAGGCGGACGAGCCCCGCTTCGCGGTCACCCAGCCCGGCGGTTTCGACGGCAGCAAGGTGAGCCGCCTGTTCGTGCCCGGATCGACGTTCACCTCCGTCACCGGCGAGGCCGGTTCGCACACGCACGCCACCTGGACGTTCACCGAACAGGGCACGTACGACATCGACTTCACCGTCGATGTGACGCTCGCGGACGGCACCCCGCTCTCCGACGACACGACCGTCCGCTTCATCGTCGGCGAACCCGCCGAGACCGCGACGGCACCCGTCCGGCAGACCGACCCGGAGCCCGCCGACACCGTCGAGGGGCTGACGCTCGTCCCGGACAAGGTGGACGCCGAGTACTTCGTCGGACAGACCGTGAACCTGACCGCCCTGTCACCCGACGCGGCGGAGACGGACACCTACCGGTGGTACACGGTCGACCCGGAGACGGGGGAGGCGTCCCCGGACGACTCCCAGGACGCCCCGGTGTTCACGACGAAGCCCGTCCGGGACCTCGACGGCACGGCCGTGTACGCGGAACGCATCGCCGCCGACGGCACGGTGGCCGAGACCTCGGACCCGGTGACGCTCCGGGTGCGGGCGCTTCCACCCACCACGGCGCTCACCGTGACGCCCGACCGGGACACCTACGAGGCGGGCGACACGGCGCACTTCACCTCGGCGCAGAACCCCCCGACCGACGACGAGCACTACCACTGGTACCTCAGGCCGGCCGGTGAGGAGTCCTACGAGTGGATCCCCGAGTCGCGCCTCGCCGACCAGGACCTGGAGATCACCCCCGAACTCGACGGCGCCATGATCACCGCGCGGCTCTTCGACGCCGGCCACGCCGTCCTCGCCGAGTCGCCGCCGATCCGGATCTCCGTGCCGGGCGGTGACGCCGCCCCGGCCGCGACGGTCGAGGTGCGCGCGGAGCGGGACGACTACGCCGTGGGCGACACCGCGTCGTTCACCGCCGAGACCTCGGAGCCGGGGGCGGAGATCGAGTGGTCCGTGCGCAAGAGCGGCGAGAACGGGTTCACCGTCCTGGACGGTGCGGACGGGACCACGCTGGACCAGGTCGTCGACGCCGGGTGGAACGGCGCGGAGGTCCGTGCCGTCGTGCGCGGCGACGGCGGTGAGGCGATCGCCGAGTCGAGCGCGGCGGCGCTCGCGGTCTCGGAGGAGACCGGGACGGCCGACGCGGAAACGGACGGCGACGCCGCCGACGACGCGTCCGGCGGCACCCGGATGGCCCTGATCACCG
- a CDS encoding choice-of-anchor M domain-containing protein: protein MGIRTRPGWRSAVVCGLAAALAAGTVGAARADSEGETPLVLERGHIDAFDVAADGDRLLLQLKEDVTGSGVVHDPEDVVLKVGEHAWASGIADIYPGAPEAYVLPLTQDPDLIWPGWDTNGVAGSDYTDVTIDIEDVTGPGTVHLYSLSVFGEPVSLLDGGGYELPGAVRQKQPSHTHAQWSFSDAGEYTLTVRAVATDPDSGDSITSGTETYTFAVGDYEEPGTASLTLDGLAEQYRPGDTVELTAVPDGATDAGAYHWYTREPGGEWVRDDTATGPEYGFRVDEEDDGRQVHARLDDAEGNEIATSPAVTVRVSADDDPPSGDPPTDEPTDDAPPATAPATPTTPPADDGTEPAPDDSGQQDDDTGGDTGTPSAAQEPTDPKCYPVEESGDADGSGTEGGAAERLVLDHGHIDAFDVAEDGGELVLTLKEDVTGADVVHEPGDVVLHVKPEALVDTIPAGYPGSPTGYLLPLTQDPDLIWPGWDTNGVAGGDHTDVSITVTEVEGPGQVFLYSTTTFGGASSLLEGGGYELPGTVREETPAHTHAQWTFSEEGEYTLSVRAVATDPDSGESISSSTETYTFAVGDLPEDTGTPVADDTQDTVAGRTADGEECDPGTDPAADSGPGGSLASTGSGIGPSALALCGALLVTGAAAVTFARRRRAARG, encoded by the coding sequence ATGGGAATCCGTACACGCCCGGGATGGCGCTCCGCCGTCGTCTGCGGGCTGGCCGCGGCGCTGGCCGCGGGGACGGTCGGTGCCGCGCGCGCCGACAGCGAGGGGGAGACTCCGCTGGTCCTGGAGCGCGGCCACATCGACGCGTTCGACGTGGCGGCCGACGGCGACCGGCTGCTCCTGCAGCTCAAGGAGGACGTGACCGGCTCGGGCGTGGTGCACGACCCCGAGGACGTCGTCCTGAAGGTCGGCGAGCACGCGTGGGCCTCGGGCATAGCCGACATCTACCCGGGAGCACCCGAGGCGTACGTCCTGCCGCTCACCCAGGACCCGGACCTGATCTGGCCCGGCTGGGACACGAACGGGGTCGCCGGCAGTGACTACACCGATGTGACGATCGACATCGAGGACGTGACCGGGCCGGGGACGGTCCACCTCTACAGCCTGTCCGTCTTCGGCGAGCCGGTGTCGCTCCTCGACGGGGGCGGCTACGAACTCCCGGGCGCCGTCCGCCAGAAGCAGCCGTCGCACACGCACGCCCAGTGGTCGTTCTCCGACGCGGGTGAGTACACCCTGACCGTCAGGGCCGTGGCGACCGACCCGGACAGCGGCGACTCCATCACCAGCGGCACCGAGACGTACACCTTCGCCGTGGGCGACTACGAGGAACCGGGCACGGCTTCGCTCACCCTGGACGGGCTGGCCGAGCAGTACCGGCCGGGGGACACCGTCGAACTGACGGCCGTTCCCGACGGGGCGACGGATGCCGGCGCGTACCACTGGTACACGCGGGAGCCCGGGGGCGAATGGGTCCGCGACGACACGGCGACGGGTCCGGAGTACGGCTTCCGGGTCGATGAGGAGGACGACGGCCGTCAGGTCCACGCGCGGCTCGACGACGCGGAGGGGAACGAGATCGCGACCTCACCCGCCGTCACCGTGCGCGTCAGCGCCGACGACGACCCGCCGTCCGGCGACCCGCCGACGGATGAGCCGACGGACGACGCCCCGCCGGCCACCGCACCGGCGACTCCCACGACCCCGCCCGCCGACGACGGCACCGAGCCCGCCCCGGACGACTCCGGGCAGCAGGACGACGACACCGGCGGCGACACCGGTACCCCGTCCGCCGCCCAGGAGCCGACCGACCCGAAGTGCTACCCCGTCGAGGAGAGCGGCGACGCGGACGGCAGCGGCACGGAGGGCGGCGCGGCCGAGCGCCTCGTCCTCGACCACGGGCACATCGACGCCTTCGACGTCGCCGAGGACGGCGGCGAACTGGTCCTCACGCTCAAGGAGGACGTGACCGGCGCCGACGTCGTGCACGAACCGGGCGACGTCGTCCTGCACGTCAAGCCGGAGGCCCTCGTCGACACCATCCCCGCCGGCTATCCGGGCAGCCCCACCGGCTACCTCCTGCCGCTCACCCAGGACCCCGACCTGATCTGGCCCGGCTGGGACACGAACGGGGTCGCCGGCGGCGACCACACCGACGTCAGCATCACCGTCACGGAGGTCGAGGGACCGGGACAGGTCTTCCTCTACTCCACCACCACGTTCGGCGGCGCGTCCTCCCTCCTGGAGGGCGGCGGATACGAACTCCCCGGCACGGTCCGCGAGGAGACGCCCGCGCACACCCACGCGCAGTGGACGTTCTCCGAGGAGGGCGAGTACACGCTGTCCGTCAGGGCCGTGGCGACCGACCCGGACAGCGGCGAGTCGATCAGCAGCTCCACGGAGACCTACACCTTCGCCGTGGGCGACCTGCCCGAGGACACCGGGACGCCCGTGGCCGACGACACGCAGGACACCGTGGCCGGCAGGACGGCCGACGGCGAGGAGTGCGACCCGGGCACCGACCCCGCGGCGGACAGCGGCCCCGGCGGGTCGCTCGCCAGCACGGGTTCGGGCATCGGCCCCTCGGCCCTCGCCCTGTGCGGGGCGCTGCTGGTGACGGGCGCCGCGGCGGTCACGTTCGCGAGGCGCCGCCGCGCGGCCCGCGGCTGA
- a CDS encoding choice-of-anchor M domain-containing protein codes for MRRTPRTIRHARFLAPLLAALLIGASTAAAVPAAETGGDAAAQGDFALQVYAPASGAFAVQPLADGVPVDALPTLRVPSANRSALPDPDDPAYAWLGTAGAAGWTTANAAAPDGAAVGPSFRVYPTATAAAPVTFGVSGITAPGSFAHYRVGNGNEASAPPREDGRYQFGTGVRSDGSAQGSTTTYSVSSQFRDGVSRFTAEGMYCVTFTAARGAETVSQEVRFAVGDTVADDAPCGTAADTPGVPEGPEEPGGGDDPGEPEEPEEPEEPGDGQDPGITVIENGHVDALYPELDVADDGTGHLALRARHQTLGTLDWDDFVLHSGQETQLRLPDTYTDDADYSFIADPGRTVWNSPQDGRSDGTTPWVGASTESPTLDGMPQAPVSVRLDAVTGPGGAEAPGDAVLWFQEAALLGKAGILYSTRTGLPGGYTWYLDSHAHFNWTFTAAGVYCMAFTVQARLPDGTLSQDSRQLTWAVGTYPRTSARAAGPRSIPSPARSPSSPAPTRPRS; via the coding sequence ATGAGACGAACGCCCCGCACCATCCGTCACGCGCGCTTCCTCGCGCCGCTCCTCGCCGCACTGCTCATCGGCGCGAGCACCGCCGCCGCCGTCCCCGCCGCGGAGACCGGCGGTGACGCCGCCGCGCAGGGCGACTTCGCCCTCCAGGTCTACGCCCCGGCCAGTGGCGCCTTCGCGGTGCAGCCGCTGGCCGACGGAGTCCCCGTGGACGCCCTGCCCACCCTGCGCGTGCCGTCGGCGAACCGGAGCGCCCTGCCCGACCCGGACGACCCGGCCTACGCCTGGCTCGGGACGGCCGGCGCGGCCGGCTGGACGACGGCCAACGCCGCCGCACCGGACGGCGCGGCGGTCGGCCCCTCGTTCCGCGTCTACCCGACGGCCACCGCCGCCGCGCCCGTCACCTTCGGGGTGAGCGGCATCACGGCGCCCGGGTCGTTCGCGCACTACCGGGTCGGCAACGGGAACGAGGCGTCGGCGCCGCCCCGGGAGGACGGCCGGTACCAGTTCGGGACGGGCGTGCGCTCCGACGGCTCCGCGCAGGGGTCCACGACGACGTACTCGGTGTCCTCGCAGTTCAGGGACGGTGTCAGCAGGTTCACCGCCGAGGGCATGTACTGCGTCACCTTCACCGCCGCACGCGGTGCGGAGACCGTGAGCCAGGAGGTGCGCTTCGCCGTCGGCGACACGGTGGCCGACGACGCGCCCTGCGGCACGGCGGCCGATACGCCCGGTGTCCCGGAGGGACCGGAGGAACCGGGTGGCGGAGACGACCCCGGGGAACCGGAGGAGCCCGAAGAGCCGGAGGAGCCGGGCGATGGCCAGGACCCCGGAATCACGGTGATCGAGAACGGCCACGTCGACGCCCTCTACCCCGAACTCGACGTCGCCGACGACGGCACCGGGCACCTCGCCCTGCGTGCCCGTCACCAGACGCTGGGCACCCTGGACTGGGACGACTTCGTCCTGCACAGCGGCCAGGAGACGCAACTGCGCCTGCCCGACACGTACACCGATGACGCGGACTACTCGTTCATCGCGGATCCCGGCCGAACCGTGTGGAACAGCCCGCAGGACGGCCGCTCCGACGGCACGACCCCCTGGGTCGGCGCCTCCACCGAGTCCCCGACCCTCGACGGCATGCCGCAGGCACCGGTGAGCGTACGGCTCGACGCCGTCACCGGCCCCGGAGGTGCCGAGGCGCCCGGCGACGCCGTCCTGTGGTTCCAGGAGGCCGCCCTGCTCGGCAAGGCCGGCATCCTGTACAGCACCCGCACGGGGCTGCCGGGCGGCTACACCTGGTACCTCGACTCGCACGCGCACTTCAACTGGACCTTCACCGCCGCCGGCGTCTACTGCATGGCCTTCACGGTGCAGGCCCGCCTGCCCGACGGCACGCTGTCCCAGGACAGCCGCCAACTCACCTGGGCCGTGGGGACGTACCCGAGGACATCGGCTCGTGCGGCGGGACCCAGGAGTATCCCGTCTCCGGCCCGAAGCCCCTCGTCGCCGGCCCCGACGCGTCCCCGGTCCTGA